A genomic segment from Candidatus Brocadia sinica JPN1 encodes:
- a CDS encoding helix-turn-helix transcriptional regulator gives MEKRYVNIKEVSEYTSLPVKTLYDWASQRKIPSIKLRGRVLFDLQDIDQIMAAHKRDAQQCDKTVNKIVGDILENNYNA, from the coding sequence ATGGAAAAACGATACGTAAATATCAAAGAAGTTTCCGAATATACCTCATTGCCGGTTAAGACGCTCTATGATTGGGCAAGTCAAAGAAAGATTCCATCAATCAAACTTCGGGGACGTGTCCTTTTTGATCTACAGGACATAGATCAAATAATGGCAGCCCATAAACGCGATGCACAACAATGTGATAAAACGGTCAATAAGATTGTTGGCGACATTCTCGAAAACAATTATAATGCCTGA